Within the Gossypium raimondii isolate GPD5lz chromosome 12, ASM2569854v1, whole genome shotgun sequence genome, the region aacagacgagaaaacaaataaaatacctccacacagacaatggcttagagttctgttcatgagtttaataaactgtgcaagttagaagggatcgtaagacacttgacagtttgtcatactccacagcaaaacggtgttacagaacgaatgaacagaattATCATGGAGAAGTTTTGATGTATGTTATGAAATGGCAACTTACCAAAGTCTTTTTGGGCcaaagcagcctctactgcatgttttttgatcaaccgatctccatccgttgccattgagaaaaatatttcacaagaggtatggtctggtaatcctggtGACTAATCTGATTTAAAAATCTTTGGGTGTCTTGCATATGCTTATGTTGGTAATGAAAAATTGGAAATGAGATCCATTAAaggtgtttttcttggttataaaactggtgtaaaagggtataagttatgatgtcctgaaaatagaaaagttatgATTAGAAAAGATGTTGTTTTTTATGAAACtactatgctacctaacttatatcttaaagactcttccaataaagaaaatcaaaagcaggtggagcatcaaattaatccagaatctacaacagagtccactcctcaagccagtacaaaaattcagaatagagttgtttctttaccacaatactctatAGGCAAAAACAAagctagaagagaaattaaacctctaaagcagtatgccgaggctgatctagttgcttatgttttaaatgtggctgaagatatagatgcaaaccaagagccatttaattattttgaggtggctagctgtgaagactcagaaaagtggatgtttcctatgcaagaggagatgaaatcattccacaaaaatagaacatgggatcttgtgaaacttcctaaaggtaaaaagattgttcgttgtaaatgggtgtttaaaaagaaataagagacTCTAGAAGTTGAAGAACTCAGATATAAACCAAGGCTTGTTGTAAGGGTTATAGTCAAATTccaagagtggacttcacagatgtgttctccccagttgtgaagcatagttcgattcgagctttgcttggtattgtggacatgcatgatttggagcttgagcagttagatgtaaaaactgcatttttgcatgCAGAACTTGAGGAgaatatttacatgcaacaaccagagggttttacagtcttaGAAAAGGAGGATTATGTTTGCTTGCTAAAAAaatccctttacggtttgaaacagtcaccaagacagtggtacaagaggtttgattcctttatgacttctcatgatttcaaaagaaatagttttgatagttgtgtttactttaagaaaaatagtggtggtttttttgtgtgtatctactcctttatgctgatgacatgttgatagcaataaaagataaaagagagaTAGGAAAGGTCAAcacccaactaagtgaagaatttgagatgaaatattTAAGACCAGCAAAGAATATACTTGGTGTGGAGATTCTCAAAGATAGAAAggtaagtaaattgtacctaagttagaagcggtacattgagaaagttctttgcatgttcaatatgcagagtgctaagcctgttagtactcctttagcagcccatttcagactttcataggttttgtctccacaatcagatgatgagatttaGTGCATGTCACATGTTTCATACACTAGtgtagtgggatctctcatgtatgctatggtttgttcacatccagatttatcatatgtagTCAGTGCAAttagcagatacatggtgaATCCCAGTAAAAAACATTagaaagcagttcagtggattttaagatacttacgaggtactactgatgtttgcttgcagtttggaagaactagatatggagtcattgggtatgttgatgttgattttgttgaagacgttgatagaagaagatctctcacaggttatgtctttacaatcggaggttgtgcaatcagttggaaaaccactttgcaaactacaatCGCTTTATCTACCATTGAAgttgagtacatggcgattactgtggcttgtaaagaagctatttggttgaagggactctttagtgaactcaatgaagaccttcaaattaatatagtattttgtgacagtcagagtgtcatcttctttacaaaagatcaaatgtttcatgagaaaacaaaacacattgatgttctgtatcattttgttcgtgatattattgctcttggtgatattgttgtgagcaaaattagtactcatgaaaatcctgcagaaatgatgactaagtcacttcctatagccaagtttgagcattacttagacttggttggtgttcattgttgaagttaaacccttaaggggttttatggaagatgTGAAAAACTTGTTctttgagaattcgtgtcaaggtggagattgttagagttgtgtgatccaaattctaagagattgcttgcaagtcaagttaaacaaaatatatcttctttctagaagatttagtatttatgagtataatatatttaacatttattagcataatatatttgactttgattagaattaggttttttttaacctataaatagatgtaatcgaaactcctcttgtaattattcgaattcgacatgGTGAATTTTCTTcccctctgcccgtggttttttcctgAAAGAGTTTctacgtaaaaatctgtgtgttctttatttttatttctcttttctttgcgatatattgtcattatcgacgttCTATTTTCACAGTATCTATAAAAGGATGACTGATGATCTTGCTACATACATTGAGGCAAATGATTGACACATTGCCAAACACCATGCTGAATCCAAGATTGTCAAGAAGATTAGAGATAGGTAGAAAAGTCTTCGTGTTGATTTGTTGTCCCTTTCTGAAGAAAAGTAAGCTAGCAATCttgttgataaaaaaaaaggagagataAATAATTAGAGCAATGGGGAGTTGTTGGTATAGGAAAGATTCAGATAATGATTGGTTtgattacatatttatttcCTTGTTCATTAGATTACTAAGTTAAGTTTTTGgaattaatgaaatatgataaGGGGGAGCTAAGATTACTTGTTGATATAGCTTCTTGCATTGTGCATGTTTTGTTCAATAATTTACCAAAGTGCgagattgttgaaaaatatggaattgtTAATTGAGTGCTTGAGGGAGTGCCAACTTCCTGATCACTAAAGTTGTTTGAGACTATTTCCATATTAATGATGGTGGCAATTTATTGAACAATATTTATGGGTCATGTTGATTATGTGGATGATATCTAGCCCATCAATGAAGATCATATCATTTGAGGAAACATATTTGGAAGATTGGATTGAAATAGATCACATTTATCTACTCTCTTGAATCAAAGAAGTTGGATTAAATTGGATCATTAAAGTCTTAACTGCCAAAAATCCTTGTttaccttatttattattattatattagattATGATAAATTTTCTCTACATCAGCAAGTCTCAAACAACTCTATATAATTGAAAGACTTGTATAGGTTTATGTACCTAGAATTGAGAACATTAAATCTATTCAAGTGAGAAGTTATATTTTGTAAGTGCGTTGTGATATTAAAATCTATTGTGTTGTGGTTTTACAAGCTAAATTCACAGGGGTGAATTTAATGGTGAGGTTTCTAGTCTTCAAAAATACAAGTGAGGAAATTGTCATGAGTGTGTAATAGATTAAGGATCTTTGTgcaagagtttgaagatagtgGATACTTCTCATTAAGCTAGGCTCCGCAGATGTGGGGAAATTGAAACGCGTAAACAAACTTTTTGtcccttgttattttttgtttcacGCAATGCTTAAGGGAGTGCCCACTCCTTTATCACTCCTTCCAAGCACCGAGCTTGTTTCTAAGCAACTGTTAGATTTTAACAAGTATTACTTTAGGGTTAATACATAGTTTGGTACtcgagtttaatattttttttctaatatggTACTTGTGCTATTTTTGGTCTAATCTCATACATGTATTTAACAAAAGTTATCTATTTTGGTACCCAGAGGTAACCATGTTAATTTTTGTAGTGCTTAATTCGGGTTTtagttgattttattaaaattcataattatctaattaaattttatcaaaacaactcTAAAATCCGAATTAAATCACATCCATCGactatatttgaaaaattaaacaattcacGATTgacactaaatttattctattaacaaatcatgaaaatttcaaacttaataagattaacaattaactttcatcaaatcaattataACACTTGAATTAAACATTACAAAGTTAACATCATTACTTTTaggtatcaaaatatatgacttttgtcaaatataagtactaaatttgaccaaaaataacacaagcacctcattagaaaaaaaaaagattaaactCAATTACCAAACTATGTATTAAGTCATTACTTTATACGGAATCGAGGAGAATGAGAGTAATGAATGACAACAAATAAAAGCCAGGCTGAGCTATAATGTACAAGGGAAGcatcatttccattttttctttcaattttgaataaaaaattcatgtaacataataaatttatttgagataaaaaatactaaattatattaaaatatataaagaaaaacaagTCTTATagagttttaatgatttttgagagtttatttaaaaatcattcaagtgaaaatttgtttaataaaaaaataaaaaccatggAATCTGGGTATCCACTTAAAAAGCCTCACCTTAATCATAATATGCCAATTTGTGAGATTATAAATTGGAAAGCTATATTGGTCGAATTGAATCATGTTTATACATATGAATAACAAGGGAAGAGACTGGAAGGAAAAAAGTGACGGTGACAATAGGATTGGTTCACTTAAAGGAGAGGAGTAGAGGTAGTTGCAAAAATAAGGAAGATTGAGTGTTTCAGATAATGGTTAAGGTTGCTGAGAGGGTCCAAGGATCACCCCATAGTTCTTCAAGGTATTTATAAGGAAAGGTCTAATCTCGTGTCTGGTAGTGCCACATCATCAACAATACAGGTGGTGGACTGATTGTCTTCAAGTACGATATTGCTTTGAcattctttttgttaaaatagtaCGAAATTATTATGCCCTAATGGTCTCTCTTGAAAATAAATGCATTTCTGTTAAAAAGTGGATAGTTTAATAGGGGGTGGATGGCTGATCACCCAATAGCTGGGAGGTAAAGGGTGATTTGAGGATATCTCTGAAATAACATATCGTGGTGCGAATGAATTTAGTGTAGATTTCATTTCAAAAGAAATGATGGAATAGAATCCGAAAGAATGGAGATTTGTTTTGGATGCTACTATATTAATTGGTTGACAGACTGATATGAAATATTCCTTTGATTGATTAAATCTTTTtggtagaaaaagaaaatggagttgGTAAGCAGGACATGATTAGAGATGAATAGTTTTATGTTAGGAAGGTCTCAACAAttctaaaatacaataataaaagaagattATCCTTTGTGTTTAGTTTATCATCGACTTCCTTCACATAATAAATAATGACTAAGGGAGATGAGGGACCGCTTCCAGCTGTGGTTCTCAGCGTCAAAGGGGCATCTTTCTAGTTCCAACCATTGACCAAAATTTTCCACATTTTGACTAATTAAACtgagattttttttcattaaaatatgaGAAAGATTGAGATAtatcattataaaatttaagtgattttatatttttcataattttttatatgattaatgtTTTAGTTGATCAATcgttgaatatataaatatatttgcgTTTGTaatgcatgtaaattttttaatcgatttgatatctctatcatattgatctaaaatattatccatatcaatatatatttaatgtttaaatttttttatataaaacaaatagctagaaaattttaatttatatcaagctTGACATGCATCATATACATGAATGGAGtatgaaatataaaagttggattgttaaaatattaaccaTACAAAGAGATACGAAAGGATGTAAAACAACTTTAGTTTTACATATAGGGGAGGGATCCACTTATACTGACGTAAAattctatatatatgtaaggGAGGCGAAGGGTCCGCTTACACCGGTGTAAAattaaagttgttttacatcCTTTTGTATATCTTTttatagttaatattttaatccaaccgttgaatttaatattttatttatataaatcatgcatgtcaaatttatgtaaattaaaaatttccaaCTATTTGTttgggcaaaataccaaaaaagcccccttttttttaaatttactgaaatggactcggtattttatttttactagaATGGGTCATTTTTCCCGAAAATGCATCCCCGTCAGCGCAATGTCAGGGAACGTGTCAGCAAAACGCGTCCCTGGGGGCGCTCTTTGCTTATGTGGATACAAAGCGCGCTTACGAGGACGCAATTTGTTGCCACGTAGGCAAGCGTgttgacgtggacgcgttttaTTGCCACGTAGCGCGCCCCTGGGGACGCGTTTTTGCTGTTTCTCCCACTTTAAGTTTtgggtttttagggttagggtttaaggtttttaggattttgagggttttggagaaaaaaattaaacaaataagggattaaggtttagggtttcttaattaaattaattataattttttcaaaattatattaggtttcgtgtttatgggtttttaagataaaatcaaagcaggatgctttatcagaagaatttctgaaatcgcgcccacgtggacgcgcttttgctatagtaggtcctgaaaaaataatttcgagttgacgtttctgagaaaatagtataaaaaaacgcttcaagcaggatgctttatcagaagaatttctaaaatcacgcccacgtggacgcgcttttgctacagtaggtcttacaaaaataatttcgagttgacgtttctgagcaaatagtataaaaaacgcttcaagcaggatgctttatcaggatgcttcaagcaggatgctttaagttaagggttagggtttttaagttaagggttagggttagggtttttgttagggtttgtcaattaaattataaattaaattataaattataaatttataaatttttaataaattagtttagggtttttaagtaataactcaaataaatttctattttattacaccaaataatatcaaaatattcaaaatatttgtacaaatatattaaaatacaaatcaatctccgtgccagccggattcagtgccacatggcggccgtcgacggttacgcgttGGATTCCTCTTTTGTCCGGCTTTCGGCAggggttgtggttgctccgGCGGGGATTCTGGTTCCTCCGGTagggcatctggttgtcggtgttgggacgatgagccatcttgatagaatagtgaatgtggaggtgtttgcatgaCCAACGGCGACgatgtttgaaacccatacggtgatggggattggtaaaaagaagagctccccgatggcccctcttgcgatccctcgtgcgacgctggcctatacatcggcggtccactcGGCGTAACAGAAATGGAGATGAATCGGGCCATTGGCTCTGACCTACCATAGAActcgaaaaaggaaacatataagggttaggatacataaaagggctaggatacgcacctggAATCATCTGAAAAGGTTGTGCCGTGGGTATGTTGGTTGAACTGTTAGGTCGGATGACTGTGTCGGTGCTTTCGCTGGGCCTAGTGATTGAATGGCCGTTGATGATGGGTCGGGTGAATGTCTAGGCCTCGTTGATGGGTCTGTGTCGTCGTCCCTttgtcttggatttaaaggcccACGTCGTTCCCTTTAGACATGtaattgccgctgcctctcctctaccgacagtaaatacggcttgccatggatcctaagcCATGGCATGTGTTCCGGCACGCAtgctaactccggaacgatgatcggttccagagtaggtatataatcataccgatcttcctACATTTGGATGTTGTGGGACCAGAATCTCGGCTAATCCGTATGCAATTGccgtaggtcgattttgtggtgatcattaaacacctcaggtgccacgggaatcggttgtctataTCCAAATTGCCGTAACACTCTGTCTGACTAGTGTATCTCCACGGTCCCATAGCTGATCAACGCGACTTTCGCGTGCCAAACGTTTGGATTTTGGAAGAactcatccggaattactgcccgaattgccggatcctcgtatggtgtccattgaaacaatatgacatgatagaaatattagttatatacataatactaaatactaaatactaaataccaatcgactagctcatgatggaaatataaattttatttaatacttacatgtgcttccgactgttggtTTAATAGAatccgtatatcttcaagagaggtaggtaatcgagcataacttaccggatggttccacctaattaaataaatttttagcatactattatttttaaaaatctacataataattgtaaaaaatataatataaaatttacctcgttattagtgggaatgtatatgggtggtccactcgaggacgtagaaatggaaagtgaaatcgtgcccatgactgcagtagtgacaggcaacctccgattttcgcTTTACTCGGTCGTGTCACCCtacacatctcccgatataatgctGCCAAGAaggcagacccccaactcaattcaccagctgctctaaaatcaacaagtttcagcagccatcttagatgtacaaggttccgtgacaagtctggcatcagataacctcaaattatctgaagaatgtatgcccgaaaatatcaaattttttctacttcggttgaatcatcatcCGGATCCAGAAATGTGTCTcataaccagcccatctcgatccgacctctGTTAATTTTTTCCAGAATAACGCCCAACAGCTCGTAGCACACGGCTCCCCAATCGCCAGATTgaacagacccggtgactgggtacccgtccaccggcaatcccaattgcagattgACAtattccaaagtgatagtgcactctccacatggaagatggaatgtgtgcgtctcgggtctccacctctcgatcaacgcactgataagtttcgggtccaacttccatccccggcctaccgtcgccacgtgccaaaaacctgcttcccgcaggtaattctctaccaacggtgatggaggaccatgcatattccggatatagcattccaatatccgatctacagacttttataacaaataataaattaataattatctaaaaatgcataaataaaaaatcttaaaaaatatttaaaaaataaatttaacacttaccattttcatttgttcgacggatatgtgctggttatcaagacgaatcaattctccggccattgctaaatttgtacaaatttttacgatttaaaaaaaattaattttttttaaaataattaaaaatagggatttaagagaaatttaagaggaaattgagagcaaattaaaattaaatatggattggagagaaatttggaaggaaattgagagcaaattgagagcaaattgagaggaaattgagaaaataattgagagaggattagtttgtgaaaaaaatgaaagggtggggggttttatagg harbors:
- the LOC128035501 gene encoding protein MAINTENANCE OF MERISTEMS-like encodes the protein MAGELIRLDNQHISVEQMKMSVDRILECYIRNMHGPPSPLVENYLREAGFWHVATVGRGWKLDPKLISALIERWRPETHTFHLPCGECTITLEYVNLQLGLPVDGYPVTGSVQSGDWGAVCYELLGVILEKINRGRIEMGWL